The proteins below come from a single uncultured Carboxylicivirga sp. genomic window:
- a CDS encoding glycoside hydrolase family 16 protein produces MERTNSIVLSKTSLSILMMLLLFIGCSEEDTKPLYTPDFEYSVSQGNTMVFTNTTKGEQYYIRWIFGNGDRTDRIAVSEGQTMEVFYPEKGEYKVEMTIWGSQSDMSDNKTVTKTITIDEDALTASFNVELKEGSENRVILTNTTEGVYDQVQWTVDGETLSSTNNEVEVYMPLAGKYDIVLQVGIGDYTKSETGTYTISTDDPEYFNQFSLVWSDEFDGTSVDGSKWVHETGMHGWGNNEWQNYTSGENSSVDNGLLSLTAKLVGDGQQVGDYTSSRLNSISDFTYGKFEIRAKMPEDKGPGIWPAIWMLGRSIQNGTSWPLCGELDIMEYVSFDPNHVSCSIHTESNNHAAGTALGSGHVPLESAEEDFHVYGLLWTKRWLKFYRDDVDNVFLTYERPSDFNKENWPFDDPFYILLNVAVGGDYGGVQGVDDAIFPATMQVDYVRVYQYSGND; encoded by the coding sequence ATGGAAAGAACAAACTCAATAGTCTTAAGTAAAACATCCTTATCAATTTTAATGATGCTATTACTATTCATTGGATGTAGCGAAGAGGATACAAAACCCTTATACACTCCCGATTTTGAATACTCTGTATCGCAAGGTAATACTATGGTTTTTACCAATACAACAAAGGGAGAGCAGTATTATATAAGATGGATATTTGGTAATGGAGATCGTACAGATCGAATTGCTGTTTCTGAAGGGCAAACGATGGAGGTATTTTATCCCGAAAAAGGAGAGTATAAGGTTGAAATGACTATCTGGGGAAGCCAGAGTGATATGTCGGACAATAAGACGGTTACAAAAACTATAACAATTGATGAAGATGCATTAACTGCTTCGTTTAATGTTGAGTTAAAAGAAGGATCGGAGAATCGAGTTATTCTCACCAATACTACTGAAGGAGTATACGATCAGGTTCAATGGACCGTTGATGGCGAAACATTAAGCTCTACTAATAATGAAGTTGAGGTTTATATGCCATTGGCTGGTAAATATGATATTGTTTTGCAGGTTGGAATTGGCGATTATACTAAATCAGAAACCGGAACTTATACAATAAGTACTGACGATCCTGAATATTTTAATCAATTCTCGTTGGTTTGGTCCGATGAGTTTGACGGAACTTCGGTTGATGGGTCTAAATGGGTTCACGAAACGGGTATGCACGGCTGGGGTAACAACGAGTGGCAAAACTATACATCCGGCGAAAACTCATCGGTTGATAATGGATTGTTATCGTTAACTGCCAAATTAGTAGGAGATGGACAGCAAGTGGGTGATTATACTTCTTCTCGTTTAAATAGTATAAGCGATTTTACTTACGGAAAATTTGAGATTCGGGCTAAAATGCCGGAAGATAAAGGCCCGGGGATCTGGCCTGCTATCTGGATGTTGGGAAGAAGTATTCAGAATGGTACTTCATGGCCATTGTGTGGCGAGCTGGATATAATGGAATACGTAAGTTTTGACCCTAATCACGTATCATGTTCTATTCATACTGAGAGTAATAATCATGCAGCGGGTACTGCTTTAGGATCGGGTCATGTGCCTCTTGAATCTGCTGAAGAAGACTTTCATGTGTATGGTTTATTATGGACTAAACGTTGGTTGAAGTTTTATCGCGATGATGTTGATAATGTTTTTCTTACTTACGAGCGTCCTTCTGACTTCAATAAAGAGAATTGGCCTTTCGACGATCCGTTTTACATCCTGTTGAATGTTGCAGTAGGTGGCGATTATGGCGGTGTTCAGGGAGTAGATGATGCTATTTTCCCGGCTACTATGCAAGTAGATTATGTGAGAGTTTATCAATACTCGGGCAATGATTAA
- a CDS encoding cellulase family glycosylhydrolase, with product MISKQKIVSLLLLLLCSIPILSQGFLRAEGVEIVNDKGAFLIKSIGTGNWMIQEGYMMQSTGANVNTHSQFRHKLVSIIGEEKTAEFYKNWLTNQFSKSDLDSMKQWGFNAVRPALHYKWFTLPIQQERRNSQGQLTNTWLSEGFTMLDSLVSWCNENQMYVIFDMHGTPGGQGKDANISDYDPQYPSLWESKDNQKKLIALWKEIATRYKDEPWVGGYELINEPNWNVDQTGNQNGCGCTDNKALWDLHQELIEAIREVDQKHLIFISGNCWGNNYNGFDHHMLKDLDDNMALTFHKYWNTNDQNSIAAWFEMRDKYNMPIWMSESGENSNQWFAEAIELFESNNIGWSWWPVKKSRLNNVLRVVTPPNYLQLIHSWEEGQDLLDADQTYKAVMDYAEAQKTENCIVGKDVIYALLQEKSYQATKPFKTHQLNTCIHCVDYDLGNEGEAYHDSVSQDIHDGDVKWSAWNSGNQYRNDGVDIGLNNGEYYVGWTEDNEWLQFTISIPQKGEYNVLLKAAGEAGIVSVMADSKIVAENVQINLAKDPFDWKITKIKNVQLPKGEVKLRLYINEGVCNLQSFSISQCK from the coding sequence ATGATATCAAAACAAAAGATTGTTAGTCTGTTGCTGCTGTTATTGTGTTCGATTCCAATTCTTTCTCAAGGTTTTTTACGAGCTGAGGGGGTAGAAATAGTTAACGATAAGGGTGCTTTTTTAATCAAGAGTATCGGTACCGGAAACTGGATGATTCAGGAAGGATATATGATGCAATCTACCGGTGCAAATGTTAATACGCATTCTCAGTTTCGCCATAAGTTGGTCAGTATTATCGGCGAAGAAAAAACTGCTGAGTTTTATAAAAACTGGTTGACCAATCAGTTTTCAAAATCCGATTTGGACTCCATGAAACAATGGGGATTTAATGCTGTGCGTCCTGCGTTGCATTATAAATGGTTCACTTTACCTATTCAACAAGAAAGAAGAAATTCTCAAGGACAATTAACTAATACGTGGTTATCTGAAGGTTTTACCATGCTCGATAGTTTAGTGTCGTGGTGCAACGAAAACCAAATGTATGTTATTTTTGATATGCACGGAACTCCTGGTGGGCAGGGAAAAGATGCCAATATAAGTGATTACGATCCTCAATATCCATCGCTTTGGGAAAGCAAGGATAATCAAAAGAAATTAATAGCCTTATGGAAAGAAATTGCCACACGATACAAGGATGAACCTTGGGTTGGTGGGTACGAATTAATTAACGAACCTAATTGGAATGTAGACCAAACAGGTAATCAAAATGGATGTGGATGCACAGATAATAAGGCACTGTGGGATTTGCATCAAGAGCTTATAGAAGCTATTCGTGAAGTAGATCAAAAGCATCTGATATTTATTTCGGGTAATTGTTGGGGCAATAACTATAATGGATTCGATCATCATATGCTCAAAGATCTGGATGATAATATGGCTCTGACTTTTCATAAATACTGGAATACCAATGATCAGAATTCTATCGCTGCGTGGTTCGAAATGCGTGATAAATATAATATGCCAATCTGGATGAGCGAATCCGGTGAAAATTCAAATCAATGGTTTGCCGAAGCAATTGAATTATTCGAAAGTAACAATATCGGCTGGTCGTGGTGGCCTGTGAAAAAAAGTAGGTTGAATAATGTTTTACGAGTAGTAACTCCGCCTAATTATTTACAGCTAATTCATTCATGGGAAGAAGGGCAAGATTTGTTAGATGCTGATCAAACTTATAAAGCGGTAATGGATTATGCCGAAGCTCAAAAAACAGAAAATTGTATAGTTGGTAAAGATGTGATATATGCTTTGCTTCAAGAGAAGAGTTATCAGGCAACTAAGCCTTTTAAAACGCACCAACTTAATACCTGTATTCACTGTGTAGATTATGACTTAGGTAACGAAGGAGAGGCTTATCACGATAGTGTATCTCAGGATATTCATGATGGAGATGTGAAGTGGTCGGCATGGAATAGCGGTAATCAATATCGAAACGATGGGGTGGATATTGGTCTGAATAATGGAGAGTACTACGTGGGTTGGACCGAAGATAATGAATGGTTACAATTTACCATTTCAATACCTCAGAAGGGAGAATATAACGTGCTATTAAAGGCTGCTGGTGAAGCTGGTATAGTTAGTGTAATGGCAGATAGTAAAATAGTGGCTGAGAATGTACAAATTAATTTGGCTAAAGATCCTTTCGATTGGAAAATAACCAAAATTAAAAATGTGCAATTACCTAAAGGTGAGGTAAAACTTCGCCTGTACATTAATGAAGGAGTATGTAACCTTCAATCATTTTCAATATCCCAATGTAAATAG
- a CDS encoding TonB-dependent receptor, with protein MKHLLGIFLLFLTITSQAQETTVTGLVTDGTDGMPIPGVSVVVKGTTVGTITTIEGTYSLVVNQGDVLVFSFVGMTNKEVTVDRDVINVTMESDVTDLDEVVVVGYGVQKKALVTGANANVKGEALAELNTSNAMEALQGLAAGVNITRNNGAPGAGTKVTIRGAGTIGNSNPLYIVDGVAVGDIDYLNPSDIQSIDVLKDAASAAIYGSRAANGVILVTTRKGTKGAKPQITYDGYYGVQNIYKTLPVLNAQEYMYIMDEARSNDGSALFDWENMIVNGNSFLDNTFAGNIGTQYGQDVWDKLQNGWEGTNWIDEMTQKNAPMQSHSLNITGASEDVTYAAGFSYFDQTGLLGGDVTNAGLKRITGRLNTEFVLIRKNNSDKLLTVGENFTYTNTENRSVATGNIYWNDLHNALVASPMIPLHWDNENINYWTGGYGPSLEGISLGQHNPVAQMFYRHNYNWGKGNNIVGNVYAVLEPIRNLKIRSSFGVNSWFGHSRSYAPTYQLGTQFQNTTDAAQMDMYQGVDYIWTNTATYDFTVQEHKFSVLAGTEMLKNELNMNVGGSKNNTLFGNPDYAYIDNTNNPQVLSDIGTWGKDWAAQGGGLMSYMGRLSYNFKEKYMADFTMRADGSSNFAKGNRWGYFPSASVGWNFTEENFMNDFSFLSYGKLRASWGQNGNQAIDNFIYSSNISYKDQGYYFGPNKDVPQQAAVPANVPNPDVTWETSEQLNFGLDTRFLDSRLGLTADWYKKTTKDWLVRAPILGTFGASAPWVNGGDIENTGFEFVLSWNDKISDFKYGVSLTGAYNKNKVTKLANAEGIITGSGDVLSQGTSYVSRVEVGKPIGFFYGYQTDGLFQNQTDVDNYVTADGTPIVVEMESDTPRQPGDVRFVDQNGDGVINDDDKVMLGKPMPDFEMGIQLNAEYKNFFVNTTLVGKFGMQVMQSYRSFADQLTQNYTTQIFGRWHGEGTSNKIPRLTYATNANTQLISDLYMHDADYLRISNLKFGYKFDKLLSDVTWMKAATLYVSVNNLYTFTKYDGMDPEVGYAPDSWASGFDLGLYPLPRTVMFGVNVTF; from the coding sequence ATGAAACATCTGTTAGGGATTTTCCTACTCTTTCTGACGATAACAAGTCAGGCACAAGAAACAACAGTTACTGGATTAGTAACAGACGGGACGGATGGTATGCCAATACCAGGTGTCAGTGTCGTTGTTAAAGGTACTACTGTAGGTACAATAACTACTATTGAAGGAACCTATTCTTTAGTAGTAAATCAGGGCGATGTTCTTGTTTTTTCATTTGTTGGTATGACCAATAAAGAAGTTACAGTAGATCGCGATGTTATAAATGTAACCATGGAATCTGATGTTACCGACCTTGATGAGGTGGTGGTAGTTGGATATGGTGTTCAGAAAAAAGCTTTAGTAACTGGAGCAAATGCCAATGTTAAGGGTGAAGCTTTAGCTGAGCTTAATACTTCAAACGCTATGGAAGCCTTGCAAGGGCTAGCCGCTGGGGTTAATATTACCAGAAACAATGGAGCTCCAGGGGCAGGAACAAAGGTAACCATCCGTGGTGCAGGTACAATTGGTAATTCAAATCCATTGTACATTGTTGATGGTGTTGCTGTTGGTGATATTGATTATCTGAATCCATCAGACATTCAATCGATTGACGTACTAAAAGATGCTGCTTCTGCTGCTATTTATGGTTCCAGAGCTGCCAATGGTGTAATTTTGGTTACTACACGCAAAGGTACAAAAGGTGCCAAACCTCAAATTACCTATGATGGTTATTATGGAGTGCAGAATATCTATAAAACATTGCCTGTATTAAATGCACAGGAGTATATGTATATTATGGATGAAGCCCGTTCAAATGATGGATCTGCATTATTCGATTGGGAAAATATGATTGTTAATGGCAACTCATTCCTAGATAACACATTTGCGGGTAATATCGGAACTCAATATGGACAAGACGTTTGGGATAAACTTCAAAATGGTTGGGAAGGTACTAACTGGATTGATGAGATGACTCAAAAAAATGCTCCAATGCAAAGCCATTCGCTTAATATCACCGGAGCAAGTGAAGATGTTACCTATGCTGCTGGTTTTTCTTATTTCGACCAAACTGGTTTATTAGGAGGTGATGTTACAAATGCTGGTCTAAAGCGTATTACTGGACGTTTAAATACCGAGTTTGTTTTAATCCGTAAAAATAACAGTGACAAATTATTAACTGTTGGTGAGAATTTTACTTATACCAATACTGAAAACAGATCAGTTGCCACAGGTAATATTTATTGGAATGACTTGCACAATGCTTTAGTTGCCAGTCCTATGATTCCTTTACATTGGGATAACGAAAACATTAATTATTGGACAGGTGGTTATGGTCCATCATTAGAAGGTATTTCATTAGGACAGCATAACCCTGTTGCTCAAATGTTTTATCGCCATAACTACAATTGGGGTAAAGGAAACAACATTGTAGGTAATGTATACGCTGTTCTTGAACCGATCAGAAACTTAAAAATCCGTTCTTCATTTGGTGTTAATTCATGGTTCGGACATAGCCGCTCTTATGCACCAACTTATCAGTTAGGTACGCAGTTTCAAAATACTACTGATGCAGCACAAATGGATATGTATCAAGGTGTAGATTACATTTGGACTAATACAGCGACCTATGATTTTACTGTACAAGAGCATAAATTTTCAGTATTGGCTGGTACCGAAATGTTGAAGAATGAGTTGAACATGAATGTCGGAGGTAGCAAAAATAATACTTTGTTTGGTAATCCTGATTACGCTTATATTGATAATACCAACAATCCACAAGTGCTTAGTGATATAGGTACATGGGGTAAAGACTGGGCAGCTCAAGGTGGCGGTTTAATGTCATATATGGGACGTTTATCATATAACTTTAAAGAAAAGTATATGGCTGACTTTACTATGCGTGCAGATGGATCATCCAATTTTGCTAAAGGTAATCGTTGGGGATACTTTCCATCAGCTTCAGTTGGTTGGAATTTTACTGAAGAGAACTTTATGAATGATTTTTCATTCTTGAGCTATGGTAAATTAAGAGCCAGTTGGGGACAGAATGGTAACCAGGCTATTGATAACTTTATTTACAGCTCTAACATCTCATACAAAGATCAGGGATATTATTTCGGTCCAAATAAAGATGTACCACAGCAAGCAGCTGTTCCTGCAAATGTACCAAACCCTGATGTAACCTGGGAAACTTCAGAGCAATTAAACTTTGGTTTGGATACACGTTTTCTTGATTCTCGTTTAGGTTTAACTGCTGATTGGTATAAAAAGACAACTAAAGACTGGTTGGTAAGAGCTCCTATTCTTGGAACATTTGGTGCATCTGCTCCATGGGTAAATGGTGGAGATATTGAAAATACAGGTTTTGAATTTGTTCTTTCGTGGAATGATAAAATATCTGATTTTAAATATGGTGTATCATTAACCGGTGCCTATAATAAAAACAAAGTAACAAAATTGGCTAATGCCGAAGGAATTATTACAGGATCAGGTGATGTTTTATCGCAAGGTACTTCATATGTATCGAGAGTTGAAGTAGGTAAGCCCATTGGATTTTTCTATGGATATCAAACAGATGGTTTATTCCAGAATCAAACTGACGTAGATAATTATGTTACTGCTGATGGAACTCCAATTGTGGTTGAAATGGAATCTGATACTCCTCGTCAACCGGGAGATGTTCGCTTTGTTGACCAAAATGGTGATGGTGTTATCAATGACGATGATAAAGTAATGTTAGGTAAACCAATGCCTGATTTCGAAATGGGTATCCAATTAAATGCAGAATACAAGAATTTCTTTGTGAATACTACTTTGGTTGGAAAATTTGGAATGCAGGTGATGCAATCTTATCGTTCTTTTGCCGACCAGTTAACTCAAAACTATACTACTCAAATTTTTGGTCGTTGGCATGGTGAAGGAACTTCAAATAAAATTCCTCGCTTAACCTATGCTACCAATGCCAATACGCAGCTGATCTCTGATTTGTATATGCACGATGCTGATTATTTGAGAATTAGTAACCTTAAATTTGGATACAAATTCGATAAATTACTTTCTGATGTAACATGGATGAAAGCTGCAACTTTATATGTTTCAGTTAACAACTTGTATACTTTCACTAAATATGATGGAATGGATCCAGAAGTGGGATATGCTCCTGATTCTTGGGCATCTGGCTTCGATCTAGGTTTGTACCCACTTCCCCGAACAGTTATGTTTGGTGTTAATGTAACATTTTAA
- a CDS encoding RagB/SusD family nutrient uptake outer membrane protein, translating to MKKLLYIIAVGAMVFVSSCEDHLDTTNLYNKNLNSFYRTPTDINEAMNGVYNALFVNGPHSNEHVAANLLSDVMLGGGGPDDISAKNVDRFVDPSEDTYKDLWVETYNGVSRANAIIEAVAEGDFLPYFDTADEADGFKNNTLGEAYFMRGFLMYRAARFFGGMPIIATSDADRSVGRSSIEETWAFIASDFKMAAETLPKKKVDEYALDDYGHANVWVAKAYIARAYLYYTGYMTNIAKQATDALPLTDGGSITKSEVIVHLQDIQGQSGYMLAPDFRNLWPYSYVNESARTYDPEGTSPILPWAENEGLAWVGQDGPEPVIGTGNYEVMFALRYGLGNWDYDNGSGQKYNNRVPLFFGIRDHSMVPFGQGWGWGTVHSAFYDQWSDDDTRKEGSVLNLSSKDADMGLADWNIGKGDQNTGLVNKKYTTLQHNGPDGIKGMFYYLYNMSNGDPMQLWAAQDFYYLRYSDVLLMLSELTETADGLNEVRRRAGLEDVAYSLSALKEERLHEFAFEGLRWFDLVRWGDVETTNNFYGTEITVNNSGVEEPYQVSYRAETKGLVPIPESEIRLSNSVYEQNAGW from the coding sequence ATGAAAAAGTTATTATATATAATAGCCGTCGGGGCAATGGTCTTCGTTTCATCATGTGAAGATCACCTGGACACAACGAATTTGTATAATAAAAACCTGAACAGTTTTTATCGTACGCCTACGGATATCAATGAAGCCATGAATGGGGTGTATAACGCATTGTTTGTTAACGGGCCTCATAGTAATGAGCATGTAGCTGCTAACCTATTAAGTGACGTGATGCTTGGTGGTGGTGGCCCTGATGATATTTCAGCAAAAAATGTGGATAGATTTGTGGATCCTTCGGAAGATACTTATAAGGACTTATGGGTTGAAACTTATAATGGAGTAAGTAGAGCTAATGCAATTATTGAAGCGGTTGCCGAAGGTGATTTCTTACCTTATTTCGATACGGCTGACGAAGCTGATGGATTTAAAAACAATACTTTGGGAGAAGCTTATTTTATGAGAGGTTTCCTAATGTATCGTGCAGCTCGCTTCTTTGGAGGTATGCCAATTATTGCTACTTCAGATGCCGATCGTAGTGTTGGTCGTTCGTCAATTGAAGAAACATGGGCTTTTATTGCATCAGATTTTAAAATGGCTGCAGAAACTTTACCAAAGAAGAAGGTGGATGAATATGCACTGGATGATTATGGGCATGCCAATGTTTGGGTTGCTAAAGCATACATTGCCAGAGCCTATTTGTATTACACTGGTTATATGACAAACATTGCAAAACAAGCTACAGATGCATTGCCATTAACAGATGGTGGAAGTATAACTAAATCAGAGGTTATTGTTCATTTGCAGGATATTCAAGGCCAAAGTGGATATATGCTAGCACCTGATTTCAGGAATCTTTGGCCATACTCTTATGTGAACGAGAGTGCCAGAACTTACGATCCGGAAGGAACTTCTCCGATTTTACCATGGGCTGAAAATGAAGGCTTGGCTTGGGTTGGTCAGGATGGACCAGAACCTGTAATTGGCACTGGTAACTATGAAGTAATGTTTGCATTACGCTATGGCCTTGGTAACTGGGACTATGATAATGGTTCGGGACAAAAGTATAATAACCGTGTTCCATTGTTCTTTGGAATCAGAGATCACTCAATGGTACCATTCGGACAAGGATGGGGATGGGGAACGGTTCATTCAGCTTTTTATGATCAATGGTCGGATGACGATACCCGTAAAGAAGGTTCTGTTCTTAATTTGAGTTCTAAAGATGCTGATATGGGTTTAGCAGATTGGAACATCGGAAAAGGTGATCAAAATACCGGATTGGTAAATAAAAAGTATACTACTTTACAACACAATGGCCCTGATGGTATTAAAGGTATGTTCTATTACCTATATAATATGTCGAATGGTGATCCAATGCAATTGTGGGCTGCTCAAGACTTTTATTACCTAAGATATTCAGATGTATTATTAATGCTTTCGGAATTGACAGAAACAGCTGATGGCTTAAACGAAGTTCGTCGTCGTGCAGGATTGGAAGATGTCGCTTATTCTTTATCTGCTTTAAAAGAAGAGAGATTACATGAATTCGCATTTGAAGGTTTGCGTTGGTTTGATTTAGTACGTTGGGGTGATGTTGAAACAACCAATAACTTCTATGGCACCGAAATCACTGTTAACAACTCTGGAGTTGAAGAACCATATCAGGTTTCTTATCGTGCCGAAACAAAAGGTTTGGTGCCAATTCCAGAATCCGAAATTCGCTTATCGAATAGTGTTTATGAGCAAAATGCCGGATGGTAA